One genomic region from Prionailurus bengalensis isolate Pbe53 chromosome C1, Fcat_Pben_1.1_paternal_pri, whole genome shotgun sequence encodes:
- the BZW1 gene encoding basic leucine zipper and W2 domain-containing protein 1 isoform X1 → MYAWGVLAGGAGEQPPPLRPPPPPLLSLEGGRMYGAAGPPARSASAPVVRSLRRPPPPATGVSFMNNQKQQKPTLSGQRFKTRKRDEKERFDPTQFQDCIIQGLTETGTDLEAVAKFLDASGAKLDYRRYAETLFDILVAGGMLAPGGTLADDMMRTDVCVFAAQEDLETMQAFAQVFNKLIRRYKYLEKGFEDEVKKLLLFLKGFSESERNKLAMLTGVLLANGTLNASILNSLYNENLVKEGVSAAFAVKLFKSWINEKDINAVAASLRKVSMDNRLMELFPANKQSVEHFTKYFTEAGLKELSEYVRNQQTIGARKELQKELQEQMSRGDPFKDIILYVKEEMKKNNIPEPVVIGIVWSSVMSTVEWNKKEELVAEQAIKHLKQYSPLLAAFTTQGQSELTLLLKIQEYCYDNIHFMKAFQKIVVLFYKAEVLSEEPILKWYKDAHVAKGKSVFLEQMKKFVEWLKNAEEESESEAEEGD, encoded by the exons ATGTACGCGTGGGGGGTTctggcgggaggggcgggggagcagCCACCACCTCTGCGGCCGCCTCCACCACCGCTGCTTTCGCTGGAGGGCGGGCGGATGTACGGGGCGGCGGGGCCCCCGGCGCGAAGCGCCTCGGCGCCTGTGGTCCGCTCGTTGCGGCGCCCGCCACCACCGGCGACGGG ggTGTCTTTTATGAATAATCAAAAGCAGCAAAAGCCAACGCTATCAGGCCAGcgttttaaaaccagaaaaagag ATGAAAAAGAGAGGTTTGACCCTACTCAGTTTCAAGACTGTATTATTCAAGGCTTAACTGAAACTGGTACTGATTTGGAAGCAGTAGCAAAGTTTCTTGATGCTTCTGGAGCAAAACTTGATTACCGCCGATATGCAGAAACACTCTTTGACATTCTGGTGGCTGGCGGAATGCTGG CCCCAGGTGGTACactggcagatgacatgatgcgtACAGATGTCTGTGTGTTCGCAGCACAAGAAGACCTAGAAACCATGCAAGCATTTGCTCAG GTTTTTAACAAGTTAATCAGGCGCTACAAATACCTGGAGAAAGGTTTTGAAGATGAGGTAAAAAAG CTGCTGCTGTTCTTAAAGGGTTTTTCAGAGTCGGAGAGGAACAAGCTGGCTATGTTGACTGGTGTTCTTCTGGCTAATGGAACACTTAATGCATCCATTCTTAATAGCCTTTATAATGAGAATTTGGTTAAAGAAG GGGTTTCAGCAGCTTTTGCTGTAAAGCTCTTTAAATCATGGATAAATGAAAAAGACATCAATGCAGTAGCTGCAAGTCTTCGGAAAGTCAGCATGGATAACAGACTGATg GAACTTTTTCCTGCCAATAAACAAAGTGTTGAACACTTCACGAAGTATTTTACTGAGGCAGGCTTGAAAGAACTTTCAGAATATGTTCGGAATCAACAAACCATAGGAGCTCGAAAGGAACTCCAGAAAGAACTTCAAGAACAGATGTCCCGTGGTGATCCATTTAAGGAT ATAATTTTGTATGTCAAGGAGGagatgaaaaaaaacaacatccCAGAACCCGTTGTCATTGGAATAGTCTGGTCCAGCGTAATGAGCACTGTGGAATGGAACAAAAAGGAGGAGCTTGTAGCGGAGCAAGCCATCAAGCACTTGAAG CAATACAGCCCTCTACTTGCTGCCTTTACTACTCAAGGTCAGTCTGAGCTGACTCTGTTACTGAAGATTCAGGAGTATTGCTATGACAACATTCATTTCATGAAAGCCTTCCAGAAAATAGTGGTGCTTTTTTATAAAG CTGAAGTCCTGAGTGAAGAGCCCATTCTGAAGTGGTATAAAGATGCTCATGTTGCAAAGGGGAAAAGTGTCTTCCTTGAGCAAATGAAAAAGTTTGTAGAGTGGCTCAAAAATGCCGAAGAAG
- the BZW1 gene encoding basic leucine zipper and W2 domain-containing protein 1 isoform X2, with product MNNQKQQKPTLSGQRFKTRKRDEKERFDPTQFQDCIIQGLTETGTDLEAVAKFLDASGAKLDYRRYAETLFDILVAGGMLAPGGTLADDMMRTDVCVFAAQEDLETMQAFAQVFNKLIRRYKYLEKGFEDEVKKLLLFLKGFSESERNKLAMLTGVLLANGTLNASILNSLYNENLVKEGVSAAFAVKLFKSWINEKDINAVAASLRKVSMDNRLMELFPANKQSVEHFTKYFTEAGLKELSEYVRNQQTIGARKELQKELQEQMSRGDPFKDIILYVKEEMKKNNIPEPVVIGIVWSSVMSTVEWNKKEELVAEQAIKHLKQYSPLLAAFTTQGQSELTLLLKIQEYCYDNIHFMKAFQKIVVLFYKAEVLSEEPILKWYKDAHVAKGKSVFLEQMKKFVEWLKNAEEESESEAEEGD from the exons ATGAATAATCAAAAGCAGCAAAAGCCAACGCTATCAGGCCAGcgttttaaaaccagaaaaagag ATGAAAAAGAGAGGTTTGACCCTACTCAGTTTCAAGACTGTATTATTCAAGGCTTAACTGAAACTGGTACTGATTTGGAAGCAGTAGCAAAGTTTCTTGATGCTTCTGGAGCAAAACTTGATTACCGCCGATATGCAGAAACACTCTTTGACATTCTGGTGGCTGGCGGAATGCTGG CCCCAGGTGGTACactggcagatgacatgatgcgtACAGATGTCTGTGTGTTCGCAGCACAAGAAGACCTAGAAACCATGCAAGCATTTGCTCAG GTTTTTAACAAGTTAATCAGGCGCTACAAATACCTGGAGAAAGGTTTTGAAGATGAGGTAAAAAAG CTGCTGCTGTTCTTAAAGGGTTTTTCAGAGTCGGAGAGGAACAAGCTGGCTATGTTGACTGGTGTTCTTCTGGCTAATGGAACACTTAATGCATCCATTCTTAATAGCCTTTATAATGAGAATTTGGTTAAAGAAG GGGTTTCAGCAGCTTTTGCTGTAAAGCTCTTTAAATCATGGATAAATGAAAAAGACATCAATGCAGTAGCTGCAAGTCTTCGGAAAGTCAGCATGGATAACAGACTGATg GAACTTTTTCCTGCCAATAAACAAAGTGTTGAACACTTCACGAAGTATTTTACTGAGGCAGGCTTGAAAGAACTTTCAGAATATGTTCGGAATCAACAAACCATAGGAGCTCGAAAGGAACTCCAGAAAGAACTTCAAGAACAGATGTCCCGTGGTGATCCATTTAAGGAT ATAATTTTGTATGTCAAGGAGGagatgaaaaaaaacaacatccCAGAACCCGTTGTCATTGGAATAGTCTGGTCCAGCGTAATGAGCACTGTGGAATGGAACAAAAAGGAGGAGCTTGTAGCGGAGCAAGCCATCAAGCACTTGAAG CAATACAGCCCTCTACTTGCTGCCTTTACTACTCAAGGTCAGTCTGAGCTGACTCTGTTACTGAAGATTCAGGAGTATTGCTATGACAACATTCATTTCATGAAAGCCTTCCAGAAAATAGTGGTGCTTTTTTATAAAG CTGAAGTCCTGAGTGAAGAGCCCATTCTGAAGTGGTATAAAGATGCTCATGTTGCAAAGGGGAAAAGTGTCTTCCTTGAGCAAATGAAAAAGTTTGTAGAGTGGCTCAAAAATGCCGAAGAAG
- the BZW1 gene encoding basic leucine zipper and W2 domain-containing protein 1 isoform X4, whose amino-acid sequence MLLEQNLITADMQKHSLTFWWLAECWVSVFNKLIRRYKYLEKGFEDEVKKLLLFLKGFSESERNKLAMLTGVLLANGTLNASILNSLYNENLVKEGVSAAFAVKLFKSWINEKDINAVAASLRKVSMDNRLMELFPANKQSVEHFTKYFTEAGLKELSEYVRNQQTIGARKELQKELQEQMSRGDPFKDIILYVKEEMKKNNIPEPVVIGIVWSSVMSTVEWNKKEELVAEQAIKHLKQYSPLLAAFTTQGQSELTLLLKIQEYCYDNIHFMKAFQKIVVLFYKAEVLSEEPILKWYKDAHVAKGKSVFLEQMKKFVEWLKNAEEESESEAEEGD is encoded by the exons ATGCTTCTGGAGCAAAACTTGATTACCGCCGATATGCAGAAACACTCTTTGACATTCTGGTGGCTGGCGGAATGCTGGGTAAGT GTTTTTAACAAGTTAATCAGGCGCTACAAATACCTGGAGAAAGGTTTTGAAGATGAGGTAAAAAAG CTGCTGCTGTTCTTAAAGGGTTTTTCAGAGTCGGAGAGGAACAAGCTGGCTATGTTGACTGGTGTTCTTCTGGCTAATGGAACACTTAATGCATCCATTCTTAATAGCCTTTATAATGAGAATTTGGTTAAAGAAG GGGTTTCAGCAGCTTTTGCTGTAAAGCTCTTTAAATCATGGATAAATGAAAAAGACATCAATGCAGTAGCTGCAAGTCTTCGGAAAGTCAGCATGGATAACAGACTGATg GAACTTTTTCCTGCCAATAAACAAAGTGTTGAACACTTCACGAAGTATTTTACTGAGGCAGGCTTGAAAGAACTTTCAGAATATGTTCGGAATCAACAAACCATAGGAGCTCGAAAGGAACTCCAGAAAGAACTTCAAGAACAGATGTCCCGTGGTGATCCATTTAAGGAT ATAATTTTGTATGTCAAGGAGGagatgaaaaaaaacaacatccCAGAACCCGTTGTCATTGGAATAGTCTGGTCCAGCGTAATGAGCACTGTGGAATGGAACAAAAAGGAGGAGCTTGTAGCGGAGCAAGCCATCAAGCACTTGAAG CAATACAGCCCTCTACTTGCTGCCTTTACTACTCAAGGTCAGTCTGAGCTGACTCTGTTACTGAAGATTCAGGAGTATTGCTATGACAACATTCATTTCATGAAAGCCTTCCAGAAAATAGTGGTGCTTTTTTATAAAG CTGAAGTCCTGAGTGAAGAGCCCATTCTGAAGTGGTATAAAGATGCTCATGTTGCAAAGGGGAAAAGTGTCTTCCTTGAGCAAATGAAAAAGTTTGTAGAGTGGCTCAAAAATGCCGAAGAAG
- the BZW1 gene encoding basic leucine zipper and W2 domain-containing protein 1 isoform X3, whose product MYGAAGPPARSASAPVVRSLRRPPPPATGVSFMNNQKQQKPTLSGQRFKTRKRDEKERFDPTQFQDCIIQGLTETGTDLEAVAKFLDASGAKLDYRRYAETLFDILVAGGMLAPGGTLADDMMRTDVCVFAAQEDLETMQAFAQVFNKLIRRYKYLEKGFEDEVKKLLLFLKGFSESERNKLAMLTGVLLANGTLNASILNSLYNENLVKEGVSAAFAVKLFKSWINEKDINAVAASLRKVSMDNRLMELFPANKQSVEHFTKYFTEAGLKELSEYVRNQQTIGARKELQKELQEQMSRGDPFKDIILYVKEEMKKNNIPEPVVIGIVWSSVMSTVEWNKKEELVAEQAIKHLKQYSPLLAAFTTQGQSELTLLLKIQEYCYDNIHFMKAFQKIVVLFYKAEVLSEEPILKWYKDAHVAKGKSVFLEQMKKFVEWLKNAEEESESEAEEESPTFSWTYDCSRNISKKKTKKKIHLPAQPPL is encoded by the exons ATGTACGGGGCGGCGGGGCCCCCGGCGCGAAGCGCCTCGGCGCCTGTGGTCCGCTCGTTGCGGCGCCCGCCACCACCGGCGACGGG ggTGTCTTTTATGAATAATCAAAAGCAGCAAAAGCCAACGCTATCAGGCCAGcgttttaaaaccagaaaaagag ATGAAAAAGAGAGGTTTGACCCTACTCAGTTTCAAGACTGTATTATTCAAGGCTTAACTGAAACTGGTACTGATTTGGAAGCAGTAGCAAAGTTTCTTGATGCTTCTGGAGCAAAACTTGATTACCGCCGATATGCAGAAACACTCTTTGACATTCTGGTGGCTGGCGGAATGCTGG CCCCAGGTGGTACactggcagatgacatgatgcgtACAGATGTCTGTGTGTTCGCAGCACAAGAAGACCTAGAAACCATGCAAGCATTTGCTCAG GTTTTTAACAAGTTAATCAGGCGCTACAAATACCTGGAGAAAGGTTTTGAAGATGAGGTAAAAAAG CTGCTGCTGTTCTTAAAGGGTTTTTCAGAGTCGGAGAGGAACAAGCTGGCTATGTTGACTGGTGTTCTTCTGGCTAATGGAACACTTAATGCATCCATTCTTAATAGCCTTTATAATGAGAATTTGGTTAAAGAAG GGGTTTCAGCAGCTTTTGCTGTAAAGCTCTTTAAATCATGGATAAATGAAAAAGACATCAATGCAGTAGCTGCAAGTCTTCGGAAAGTCAGCATGGATAACAGACTGATg GAACTTTTTCCTGCCAATAAACAAAGTGTTGAACACTTCACGAAGTATTTTACTGAGGCAGGCTTGAAAGAACTTTCAGAATATGTTCGGAATCAACAAACCATAGGAGCTCGAAAGGAACTCCAGAAAGAACTTCAAGAACAGATGTCCCGTGGTGATCCATTTAAGGAT ATAATTTTGTATGTCAAGGAGGagatgaaaaaaaacaacatccCAGAACCCGTTGTCATTGGAATAGTCTGGTCCAGCGTAATGAGCACTGTGGAATGGAACAAAAAGGAGGAGCTTGTAGCGGAGCAAGCCATCAAGCACTTGAAG CAATACAGCCCTCTACTTGCTGCCTTTACTACTCAAGGTCAGTCTGAGCTGACTCTGTTACTGAAGATTCAGGAGTATTGCTATGACAACATTCATTTCATGAAAGCCTTCCAGAAAATAGTGGTGCTTTTTTATAAAG CTGAAGTCCTGAGTGAAGAGCCCATTCTGAAGTGGTATAAAGATGCTCATGTTGCAAAGGGGAAAAGTGTCTTCCTTGAGCAAATGAAAAAGTTTGTAGAGTGGCTCAAAAATGCCGAAGAAG